A stretch of Balneolaceae bacterium DNA encodes these proteins:
- a CDS encoding efflux RND transporter permease subunit, whose protein sequence is MKKITITEKILKRPVTAIMMSLLVIGFGVFSLSNLKVTLYPTFNIPVMGVSVNYANVAPEDMLQLVVKPVEAAISGVEGVETLESNVSQGSTFMILRLQSGTDIMVTEQKVREAVERIRSELPNEASEPIIFQFDPDRSPVIRLSVESDVLGLDELRTLAVEFIEPRFERIPGVASADTRGGLTRNVYVDLNQESLARHNLLPQDVFQAISTNNSQTPIGNLVANRTSYSIRAESMYTNIEQIAQTIVTIENGIPVRVRDVANVEDGYEKIENIVEINGRNSVTVEVQKQSDANTLDVTQSVVQTMGDFMSDLPSSVTMQVLNNEGQFIEDSVSNLAQSALIALVVVVLILLLFMGGWRIAFVVAMSIPVSLTGTFAAMYALDITLNIISITGLALAIGLLVDNSIVVSESIAAHLEAGKGRFDAALSGTKEVGGALLGSTLTTIAVFVPILGVSGFAGSIAKDLALTISISIAFSFLASIILIPVLASLLLKREEFVQKSFTLNWMKSLEARYISVLEWILKRKYVIGITVLLIIGGSYYLFTDIQKEFFPASDQGTFELDVELAAGTKLARTATVLRDFSDYLLDDPNVRTVINNIGREGWSTESNIGSLSITLVDKSQRDQTTTEIATRLQNELEEPEIKVEVDNLGGGAPGRGFGNMGIRVSLIGPDMDVLQKLTLQLEQALSDDPNVMSVSNPRSRPEPKLVYEINKERINRAGFSPTNIATQLGIQTRGNRAGYYRDEGREIPIMVQLQRDQFQSREDLFSLELAQFEEQRIPVLALGDFSVEEGLSRISRRDRETLLDVSVMVRGDMEEYRQKIINVLDNEIAMPDGYRYAFTGSVFDQQQSSRELMIAAIFALLLTYMVMASIFENLRDPFIVMFSVPLAFFGSLIFLFMTSTSLSVPAYIGIVLLIGIVVNNGIVLVDFIHQNTRGKDDDIDYLNLFLEACKRRMRPILLTALTTIFSMIPLALEFGAGSETWSPLARSVIGGLAFATVLTLFVVPAVVVSISKKRRKSVKEAFKLKE, encoded by the coding sequence ATGAAAAAAATTACCATTACCGAAAAAATTCTGAAACGGCCCGTAACCGCCATCATGATGTCTCTTTTGGTTATTGGATTCGGTGTTTTTTCTCTCTCAAACCTGAAGGTTACACTCTATCCTACCTTTAATATCCCGGTGATGGGCGTATCCGTGAATTATGCTAATGTAGCACCGGAAGATATGCTTCAGCTTGTGGTAAAACCTGTTGAAGCTGCTATTTCGGGAGTTGAAGGTGTAGAAACACTGGAATCGAATGTTAGCCAGGGCAGTACTTTTATGATTTTACGGCTGCAATCGGGTACGGATATTATGGTTACCGAGCAAAAAGTTCGCGAAGCCGTGGAACGTATCCGGTCTGAATTGCCGAATGAAGCCAGCGAACCAATCATTTTTCAATTCGATCCTGATCGATCCCCGGTAATCAGGCTGAGTGTAGAATCGGATGTTCTGGGATTGGACGAACTACGTACACTTGCGGTAGAATTTATTGAACCCCGGTTTGAACGGATTCCCGGAGTTGCTTCGGCAGATACAAGAGGCGGTTTAACCCGAAACGTATATGTAGACCTGAACCAGGAATCTCTTGCCCGGCACAACCTTCTTCCTCAAGATGTATTCCAGGCTATATCTACAAACAACAGCCAAACACCCATCGGAAATCTGGTGGCAAACCGAACCAGCTACAGCATTCGGGCTGAATCGATGTACACCAATATCGAACAAATTGCACAAACAATCGTCACCATAGAAAATGGTATTCCGGTTCGCGTTCGGGATGTTGCCAATGTAGAAGACGGCTACGAAAAGATTGAAAATATTGTAGAGATTAACGGGCGAAACAGTGTGACTGTTGAAGTTCAAAAACAATCCGACGCCAATACGCTGGATGTCACGCAGTCGGTTGTACAAACCATGGGGGATTTTATGTCCGACCTTCCCTCAAGCGTAACAATGCAGGTCTTAAATAATGAGGGTCAGTTCATAGAGGACTCCGTATCAAACCTGGCCCAATCTGCATTAATTGCTCTTGTGGTTGTGGTACTTATTTTGTTGCTCTTTATGGGCGGCTGGAGAATTGCCTTTGTTGTTGCCATGAGTATTCCCGTATCGCTGACAGGTACGTTTGCAGCCATGTATGCACTCGATATAACGCTTAATATTATCTCCATTACCGGATTAGCATTAGCCATCGGCTTACTGGTTGATAACTCAATTGTTGTTTCAGAAAGTATTGCCGCACACCTGGAGGCAGGGAAAGGCCGGTTTGATGCAGCTCTGAGCGGGACAAAAGAGGTGGGGGGTGCACTGCTGGGCTCCACATTAACCACGATTGCCGTATTCGTGCCCATTTTAGGCGTCTCCGGTTTTGCAGGTTCCATAGCGAAAGATCTGGCACTTACAATTTCCATCTCCATTGCATTTTCATTCCTGGCATCTATCATTTTAATCCCTGTACTTGCTTCCCTTCTACTGAAGCGAGAAGAGTTTGTGCAGAAGAGCTTTACTCTCAACTGGATGAAATCTCTCGAGGCTCGTTATATCTCTGTCCTGGAGTGGATTTTAAAGCGTAAATATGTCATCGGCATCACTGTACTGCTGATTATAGGCGGGTCTTATTACCTGTTTACTGATATACAAAAAGAGTTTTTCCCGGCCAGTGACCAGGGTACATTTGAACTCGACGTGGAACTCGCTGCGGGTACCAAACTCGCCCGAACAGCCACCGTACTTAGAGATTTCTCCGATTATCTTTTGGATGATCCGAATGTTCGAACAGTTATCAACAATATTGGGCGTGAAGGATGGAGTACCGAAAGTAACATCGGTAGTTTGAGCATTACCCTGGTTGATAAATCTCAACGTGATCAAACAACAACGGAAATTGCCACAAGATTACAGAATGAACTGGAAGAACCGGAAATAAAAGTCGAAGTAGATAATCTTGGGGGTGGTGCTCCCGGAAGAGGTTTTGGAAATATGGGAATTCGTGTCAGCCTTATTGGTCCCGATATGGACGTTCTTCAGAAGTTAACTCTTCAGCTTGAACAAGCATTAAGCGACGATCCCAATGTGATGTCGGTAAGTAATCCGCGATCACGTCCGGAACCCAAGCTGGTGTATGAAATAAACAAAGAACGAATCAACCGGGCTGGATTTTCTCCTACAAATATTGCCACGCAGCTTGGTATTCAAACACGCGGAAATCGCGCCGGCTATTACAGAGATGAAGGGCGTGAAATTCCCATCATGGTTCAGCTTCAACGCGATCAGTTTCAGAGTAGGGAGGATCTGTTTTCGCTTGAACTCGCCCAATTTGAAGAACAGCGAATACCTGTTCTTGCTCTCGGTGATTTTTCAGTGGAAGAAGGCCTCAGCCGAATCAGCCGGAGAGACCGCGAAACATTACTGGATGTTAGCGTGATGGTTCGCGGGGATATGGAAGAGTATCGGCAAAAAATTATCAATGTTTTGGATAACGAAATCGCCATGCCCGACGGGTATCGGTACGCCTTTACAGGTTCTGTGTTCGATCAGCAGCAAAGCAGCCGGGAATTAATGATAGCAGCCATTTTTGCATTACTGCTCACATATATGGTTATGGCTTCTATTTTCGAAAATTTGCGTGATCCATTTATTGTTATGTTTTCCGTACCATTGGCTTTTTTCGGTTCTCTTATCTTCCTGTTTATGACATCCACATCACTAAGCGTGCCTGCATATATCGGTATTGTTTTACTGATCGGGATTGTGGTGAATAATGGAATTGTACTCGTTGATTTCATTCACCAAAATACACGTGGTAAAGATGATGATATAGACTATCTCAATCTATTTCTTGAGGCTTGTAAACGACGAATGCGACCGATTCTCTTAACCGCGCTTACAACAATCTTCTCAATGATTCCCCTCGCACTTGAATTTGGAGCCGGTTCTGAAACCTGGAGTCCGCTTGCCAGGTCAGTCATTGGAGGACTTGCATTCGCCACAGTATTAACACTTTTTGTTGTTCCCGCCGTGGTTGTATCAATTTCTAAGAAACGAAGAAAGAGTGTGAAAGAGGCGTTTAAGCTTAAAGAATAG
- a CDS encoding lysophospholipid acyltransferase family protein, producing MRNFRASVKVFLLVFFTLVSYAGYFSIYLLLRLFGQSYEAWRNIYTGFWGRTVARILNIKFQVSGTPPVAPFMLVSNHLSYIDIVPMFINMNCTFVAKKAVESWPVLGPMVKYTGVIFVDRSTKRDVTRVNELLSKSLSKDQGIVLFPEGTTTGGDRVLPFRSSLLDYPASVSMPVCFSALQYRTSKDDPPADESVCFYGARDPFHKHVFKLAGNRKIECRIVYSQETVQASDRKELAEKLHQKVEAAASTLRKEIQK from the coding sequence ATGAGAAATTTTCGGGCAAGTGTTAAGGTATTTCTGTTGGTCTTTTTTACGCTGGTATCATATGCCGGATATTTTTCTATCTACCTGTTATTGCGGTTGTTTGGTCAATCTTACGAAGCCTGGAGAAATATCTATACGGGTTTTTGGGGGAGAACGGTAGCCCGAATTTTGAATATCAAATTTCAGGTCAGCGGTACCCCGCCGGTTGCTCCGTTTATGCTCGTCTCCAATCATCTGAGCTATATTGATATTGTACCGATGTTCATCAATATGAATTGTACATTTGTGGCCAAAAAAGCAGTGGAATCATGGCCGGTTTTAGGGCCAATGGTAAAATATACCGGGGTTATTTTTGTAGATCGTTCAACGAAGAGAGATGTGACCCGTGTAAATGAACTGCTGTCGAAAAGTTTGAGCAAAGATCAGGGGATTGTGCTATTTCCGGAAGGAACAACAACAGGTGGCGATCGTGTACTGCCATTTCGTTCTTCGTTGTTAGACTATCCGGCTTCCGTATCGATGCCGGTCTGCTTTTCTGCGCTTCAATATCGTACATCGAAAGATGATCCTCCTGCAGATGAGAGCGTTTGTTTTTACGGGGCACGTGATCCATTTCATAAGCATGTTTTTAAACTTGCAGGAAACAGAAAAATTGAATGCAGGATAGTTTACAGTCAGGAGACGGTTCAGGCTTCGGACCGAAAAGAGTTGGCTGAGAAACTACATCAAAAGGTTGAAGCCGCCGCAAGTACTCTGCGGAAGGAGATTCAGAAATGA
- a CDS encoding GNAT family N-acyltransferase, translating into MLVKDHVISDVASRRYTIKFAKTEEEVKAAQRLRYKIFKEELDRNFVFENGIDRDKYDDQAHHLIVVHNESDTIIGTYRLQSYEQAQFGKGFTTNARFQLKALPDKVLKNAVEVGRACISEEHRSGRVLFLLWKGLAGYLEHFNKRYLFGYAALQSKKPHVALQTLEYLEKENILHPEYHIEPRDGYKLEWDDEMPRTDEIDIPPLFQNYIDVGCTVCGGPSYDRDLNLLHFVILLDVEAISDQTRKMFFG; encoded by the coding sequence TTGTTAGTTAAGGATCACGTAATCTCAGATGTTGCCAGTCGTAGATATACAATTAAATTTGCCAAAACAGAGGAAGAGGTAAAAGCGGCGCAACGTCTTCGTTACAAAATTTTTAAAGAAGAGCTGGATCGAAATTTTGTATTTGAAAATGGAATTGACAGAGATAAATACGATGATCAGGCTCATCATTTGATTGTTGTTCACAATGAATCGGACACTATTATAGGTACCTATCGGTTGCAGAGTTACGAGCAGGCACAATTTGGAAAGGGATTTACGACCAATGCTCGTTTCCAGCTGAAGGCTCTTCCCGATAAGGTGTTGAAAAACGCCGTTGAGGTGGGGCGTGCCTGCATTAGTGAGGAGCATCGCAGCGGGCGGGTACTGTTTCTGCTTTGGAAGGGACTGGCGGGCTACCTCGAACATTTTAATAAACGATATCTCTTTGGATATGCGGCTCTTCAGTCGAAAAAACCGCATGTTGCACTTCAAACATTGGAATACCTGGAAAAGGAGAATATTCTTCATCCCGAATATCATATAGAACCCCGCGATGGGTACAAACTTGAATGGGATGATGAGATGCCAAGAACGGATGAGATTGATATTCCCCCGCTCTTTCAAAACTATATTGATGTAGGATGCACAGTTTGTGGCGGCCCTTCGTACGACCGGGATCTCAACCTGTTGCACTTTGTTATTCTTCTTGATGTAGAAGCAATATCCGATCAAACCCGGAAAATGTTTTTTGGATAA
- a CDS encoding MFS transporter: protein MKLQISENSLLKDINLYIIFGVTLTSVMGVSSIAPAFPSIGRSLDVSTNQIGLLITFFTLPGIIFTPIFGILADRFNRKVILVPSLFLFGIAGTACALADSFQQLLMFRVFQGIGSAALGVLNLTLIGDLYLGNERATVMGYNGSVLSIGTALYPAIGGALAIIGWSYPFYLSLLAIPVGLFALFFLRQDTNQNGLEIKFYLKEVKSALFSKTVLALFLCMFFTFIMLYGGYITYFTILLDEKFSKNSFAIGAILSGSSLVTAITSAQLGKLTERFNEQTLIKAAAILYTLIFLMIPFVENIWLFAIPISLFGVAQGMNIPSIMNLLTGYAPKEFRAAFLSANWMVMRLGQAIGPYILGLVYLYVSLEGTFYFAAVTGVLFIITSFATLHGDIPSADAEATIAS from the coding sequence TTGAAGCTACAGATCTCAGAAAACTCGCTCCTTAAAGATATCAATCTCTACATCATTTTTGGGGTAACCCTTACCTCGGTGATGGGGGTATCGAGTATTGCACCCGCGTTTCCATCTATCGGTCGGTCGCTGGACGTTTCAACGAACCAGATTGGTCTTTTGATTACCTTTTTTACGCTGCCGGGAATAATCTTTACACCCATTTTTGGCATCCTGGCTGATCGATTCAACCGCAAAGTAATTCTTGTGCCTTCCCTGTTTCTGTTTGGAATTGCCGGTACTGCCTGTGCCCTGGCAGACAGTTTCCAACAACTCCTTATGTTCAGAGTTTTCCAGGGCATTGGAAGCGCAGCTCTCGGCGTTCTCAATTTAACTCTTATTGGCGATCTGTATCTTGGTAACGAACGTGCAACCGTTATGGGCTATAATGGAAGTGTGCTGAGCATTGGAACAGCTCTCTATCCCGCAATTGGTGGTGCATTGGCTATTATTGGTTGGTCATACCCCTTTTACCTGAGCCTGCTTGCCATTCCGGTCGGCCTGTTTGCCCTCTTTTTTCTCCGGCAGGATACAAATCAGAACGGACTTGAAATTAAATTTTACCTGAAGGAGGTAAAGTCGGCCCTTTTCTCAAAAACTGTGCTGGCTCTGTTTCTGTGCATGTTTTTTACCTTCATTATGCTGTATGGCGGCTATATTACCTATTTTACTATTTTGCTTGATGAAAAATTTTCCAAAAACTCGTTTGCCATCGGCGCCATTCTTTCCGGGTCATCGCTGGTCACAGCCATCACTTCAGCACAACTTGGAAAACTTACCGAACGATTCAATGAACAAACGCTTATTAAAGCAGCCGCAATACTCTACACTCTAATTTTTTTGATGATTCCATTTGTCGAAAATATTTGGCTTTTTGCCATACCAATTTCACTTTTTGGTGTTGCCCAGGGCATGAATATTCCAAGCATCATGAATCTTCTCACTGGCTATGCCCCAAAAGAGTTTCGTGCTGCCTTTCTCTCCGCAAACTGGATGGTAATGAGACTGGGTCAAGCGATTGGCCCCTATATTCTCGGGCTGGTTTATCTCTATGTAAGCCTGGAGGGTACTTTTTATTTTGCGGCTGTGACAGGAGTACTTTTTATAATTACAAGTTTTGCAACACTGCATGGCGATATTCCTTCCGCCGATGCAGAAGCTACTATAGCCAGTTGA
- a CDS encoding ABC transporter ATP-binding protein produces MERALIIENLTKAYDKEPVLKELNLEVPTGNIFGLIGPNGAGKSTLIGILTGLLHYDSGSIQIGNLPYSDQNEVEIKKKVASVLQPPLLFENFTSYEFITYVCDMYNVSTHDLDERISSLMEYFEIDEFTQVKTKQLSSGSRKKLAFCAAILTEPKLLFLDEPFESVDVISIGRMKNVIRRLKNKGTTIFITSHILEVVENLCDDIAILHKGKILAYLDSESRRELEKDSNLSEIFEQYVESGVQNEDRLNWL; encoded by the coding sequence ATGGAACGAGCTTTAATTATAGAGAATCTTACGAAAGCGTACGATAAAGAACCGGTTCTGAAAGAATTGAATCTTGAGGTGCCAACCGGGAATATATTTGGCTTGATTGGCCCGAATGGCGCCGGGAAAAGTACACTGATCGGGATTTTAACGGGGTTACTTCATTACGACAGCGGATCAATTCAAATAGGCAACCTGCCGTATTCCGATCAGAATGAAGTGGAGATTAAAAAGAAAGTTGCTTCCGTTTTGCAGCCGCCGCTGCTGTTTGAAAATTTTACCTCTTACGAGTTCATCACCTATGTTTGCGACATGTATAACGTTTCCACGCACGATCTGGATGAAAGAATCAGTTCCCTGATGGAGTATTTTGAGATTGATGAGTTCACGCAGGTAAAAACGAAACAGCTTTCCTCAGGCAGCCGGAAAAAACTGGCATTTTGTGCCGCTATTCTTACGGAACCTAAGCTGCTCTTTTTGGATGAACCGTTCGAAAGTGTGGATGTAATATCGATCGGGCGGATGAAGAATGTCATCAGGAGGCTCAAGAATAAGGGAACCACAATTTTTATCACCAGCCACATCCTGGAAGTAGTAGAAAATTTATGTGATGATATCGCTATTCTTCATAAAGGAAAAATTCTGGCCTACCTTGATTCCGAGAGCCGCCGGGAGCTGGAAAAAGACTCAAATCTCAGTGAAATATTCGAGCAGTATGTGGAAAGCGGGGTTCAGAACGAAGATCGCCTCAACTGGCTATAG